atatatataatgcatacatatatacatatatacatatatatatatttatatatatatacatttatatatatatatatatatatatatatatatatatatatatatatacatatatatatatatatatatatatatataaaaatacatatatatatatatatatatatatatatatatatataaatatatacatatatgtatatatatatatgtatatatatatatatatatatatatatatatatatatatatatatacaaatacatatatatatatatatatatgtatatatatgtgtgtatatatatatatatatatatatatatatatatatatatacatatatatatatatatatatatatatatatatatatatatatatatatatatatatatatatatatatatagaaaaactataccaaaataatgataaaacataGATCTGCTTTTAATTAGAGGAGACTAATGCTTTTAATTAGTTTCCTCTAATTAAAAACATATCTATATCTTATCATTATTTTGGTGAAGTCAAAGTCCCAGATCCCAATAGTATCAAGGGATAATCTTAAttttattgtaccaaccgtgtgtcacacaattgtacataattcctattgtatatattatgcttgtatctgcgcttttccctcgcactaaaaagaacctgaatgatcatgtctccggttttcctctgaactttgtctgtctctcgaacatgccatgtcctgttgccttgccgttttgtatataaaggagtgtgttctataataatataactcagtcgtttccaatctgcctctgagttcacatcctctctcggcccgtcacattatcaAGCTGAACCATATATGGCAAAACGTTTTTGTGAAAAGAACTTTAAACAATCAAGGTCCCAGGATAAAAATTCTATTGATAAAAAGAAGTTCATAGCAATATGAGGTTTCCTTGAAAGATTTTTATTCCCTAAGGAGTCTTAAGCAACGTACATAGaaagaataatgttaaaaaaaaagatataaatttcaataacatAAAAATGAGTTAAAACTGCAGAAAACAACTTGTGttcccatttcaaaattatatgTTAATAGTTTcattccccagagagagagagagagagagagagagagagagagagagagagagagagggggggtgatattttctttattttccataattatttgaataattacTGTAATGGTAATATACTCATTGATTTCATATATCGTAAAGGTtatgaaaatatgcataaatacttTGATTACATGAATTATATAAGTGAGAAATAGGATGATATTTTGAAAACAAGACAATGTACATTGGAACATAAAATTGTCATGAGATACTCTTATGGATACAAACAAGTCAAACCTTATTTAGATAACAGGTAAAACTGATCACTATCCCTTTGTGAAAATACCTTTGTCATCCGAAAATAAAACAGCAATAAGAAAGAGTAAACTCTAACAGTTGGTAAACGAACTCTCTGTAGACTCCCTGCCCTGGGAAGCCCTGTTTTATGACTGAACTTTACGTTACTTGGTGTCTCCCTGTTATAGCTAGTTGACAGAACCACTGTGGCAAGGAAACATCCAGTATGACTTTGCATCGTAGCTCCAAAGGGATTGAAGACGAAATGGGGAGACTGGAGGTTGGAAAAGATGCTGTTTGGTCTGTTTCGTCGTCACAAGAGGGCTTCGGTGTCGAAGAATTAATGGACCCTTCCCCGGATACCTATTGGAAATCATGTGGGGCCTTACCCCACCTAATCACACTACAATTCAAGAAGAGAACAACCCTAGACGACCTGTCAGTCTACCTGGGTCATGAAGTCGATAGAATTTCTATCCCTACCCGGTTATCAATAAGGTGTGGTCGTGATTTGAATCATCTCCAAGAGATTAAAGTGGTTAATCTTTCAAACCCTTGCGGTCTAGTCTCGGTGCCACTTTATGATGGAGACGGAAAATTCATTAAGGCCAAGGTACTACAGATAGCCGTTTTGGAAATTCTTGGGACTAGCAGTTATGCTAAAATTTGTCATGTAAAGGTGTATTCTCCGCCTGAGAACATTGGCGATGAATTGGAATATTAGAATATGTCTGTTTTACTTACATTTTCCAATTACTAAGTTGTGTTATCCACAATGAACGTTTCATTAgaaaccatagactcctttaaggagtctatgtTAGAAACAGAAAACGTTCCTCTGTAActaacaactttatatatataattgtaaatcatatataaataaatgctgcGAGACTTTACAAAATATTACAGAAGTTAGAGTGATTCATGAAAGAAAATTGTAATTTATAAGAGTAAtcgcaattgaaataaaaatacctacaagattttgattttactCCATATTCCATTGCTTCTAATTACAGTATCAAGATAGTCTGGCAATTGGCTTCATGTAGCACAATTGCTGCTCAACCACAACTCCTTACAAGAAGTACTCGTTGAGTATATTTGTGATTATTCAGGTAAAGTTCTTTATAATGAGCAGACTATAGCTTCATAGTCATTGTAAGGACTTAAATATTTCAGCGAGTACTTATTATTCCTCAAACTTCCAAATATTTATCGAGAGTTATATCACAAAATaagtttccctttatatatattatctctctctctctctctctctctctctctcactctctctctctctctctctctctctctctctctctctctctctctctctctctctctctctatatatatatatatatatatatatatattttatatatatattttatattatatatatatatatatatatatatatatgtgtgtgtgtatatatattgtatatgtatatatgtatatattgtatatatatacatatatatatatatatacatatatatatatatatatatatatatatatatatatatatatattgtatatgtatatatgtatatattgtatatgtatgtatgtatatattgtatatatatgtatgcatgtactgtatatattgtatatgcatgtatgcatgtactttatatattgtatatgcatgtatgcatgtatatattgtatatgtatgtatgcatgtatatattgtatatgtatgtatgtatatattgtataaatatgtatgtatgtatatattttatatgtatgtatatatatatatatatatatatatatatatatatatatatataatatatatatatatatatatacatattataataataataataataataataataataataataataaaaataataataatatatgcattttTTAATTGTAAGAGCGAACTCCTATAATCGactgaatatgcatatataaaaagctTATACTAAAACATGATAAAGAGTATATTAATTTTTCACTTACATAGAAAGGAATTCAAAGAAATGCTAATATTTGTACATACCACAAACTCGCCATCTCACTCAAGGAAGTGGAGCGCAATCACGTATCCTTTGAATCCTTGTCATA
The nucleotide sequence above comes from Palaemon carinicauda isolate YSFRI2023 chromosome 2, ASM3689809v2, whole genome shotgun sequence. Encoded proteins:
- the LOC137615240 gene encoding anaphase-promoting complex subunit 10-like produces the protein MTLHRSSKGIEDEMGRLEVGKDAVWSVSSSQEGFGVEELMDPSPDTYWKSCGALPHLITLQFKKRTTLDDLSVYLGHEVDRISIPTRLSIRCGRDLNHLQEIKVVNLSNPCGLVSVPLYDGDGKFIKAKVLQIAVLEILGTSSYAKICHVKVYSPPENIGDELEY